DNA from Roseimicrobium sp. ORNL1:
TCTCCTGCAATCCATCCCTGAGGTGAAGAGTGTGGGCCGCCGTGCCGGACGCGCCGAGCGTGATGACCACGTGGTTCCTGTGAGCGTGAATGAGTTCGACGTGGAGTTCCACGAAGGCGGACGTTCGCGTGATGTGGTGTTCAAGGAAGTGCGCGACAAACTCGCCACCATCCCCGGTACCGCGGTGAACGTGGGCCAGCCCATTGGTCACCGGCTCAGCCACATGCTCAGCGGGGTGAGTGCGAAAGTCGCGGTGAAACTCTTCGGACCGAACCTCGATGTGCTGCGTGAGAAAGGCGCGCAGATACGTGAGATAGGCCAGAAGATTCCGGGTCTCACGGATGTGTACCTGGAAGCACAGGTGCCCATTCCACAGTTGAAGATTGAAGTGAACCGTGAGCGTGCCATGGCGTATGGCATCCAGCCTGGAGCGCTTAATGAGCAGATGAGCGCGCTCATCGGTGGCACTGCCCTCACTGAGTTGCGTGAAGGTGAGCGTACCGTGGACCTCGTGCTGCGCCTGCCTCCCGAGTGGCGTGATTCGCCGGAGAAGCTGGGTGATGTGCTAGTGGAGGCGCCGGGTGGACGACGCATTCCCTTGCGCCTTGTCGCGGACATCCGCGAAAGCAAGGGGCCGAACGTCATCAACCGCGAGAACACGCAGCGACGCATCGTCATCAGTGCGAATACGAGTGAGCGCGACCTGCAATCGCTCGTGCTGCGCTGGGAAAAGGAGGTGCGCGAGAAGCTGGACCTGCCACAGGGCTACTACGTCAGCTTCGAGGGCGAGTTCCGCGCGCAGCAGGAGGCAGCGCGTACGATTGCGTTCTACTTCGTGCTGGTGCTCTTCGCGATTGTCATCCTGCTCTACGGCTACTTCCGCAGCCTGTCACTGGCGCTTCAGGTGATGCTGAATATACCGCTCGCCCTCATCGGCGGCCTCGCGCTGACGTGGTTCATGATTAACAACATCAGCATCGCCACCATCGTGGGCTTTATTGCCGTCGGTGGGGTGGCAGCGCGCAATGGCATCATGATGATCAGCCACTACCTGCATCTCATGAAGCATGAGGGTGAAAGCTTCGGTCCGCCGATGATCATCCGCGGCACGCTGGAGCGACTTGTCCCCGTGGTGATGACGGCCTTGAGCGCCGGCATTGCGCTCATCCCGCTGCTGCTTTCCGCGCATGAGCCGGGGAAGGAGATCCTGCACCCCGTGGCGGTGGTCATCGTGGGCGGTCTCGTGTCCTCCACGCTGCTGGACCTCGTGGTCACGCCCGCGGTCTTCTACCTCTTTGGCCGCAGGGCCGCTGAATCTGCCGTCCGGAATGAAGCTCCTGCGGCACACTGAGAAACAAACCGACAAGAACTGAACAAACCAAACACGGAAATCATTTCTGACTTGAATCAGAGAACTCAAGCCAACGTCAAACCAACCCAAAGCCAAACCCACAATATGCAATCCATGAAAACGAAATTGATGACTCTCGCGCTGGCCCTCATCGCTGGTGTGGCCTTCGGCCACGGCGGCGTGGAACTCGGACCGAAGGGCGGACGCCTGCTGGAACTCAGCAAGGATGAGAGCATGCACGCCGAGGTCCTCGTGAAAGATGGCAAGTTCCATCTCACCCTCCTCGACAAGGATCTCAAGCCCGTGAAGGTGACTGAGCAAACCATCACCGCCACCACCGGTGACCGCAAGAGCCCTGAGAAACTCGAAGTGGCCAAGACCGACACCGGTTTTACGGTGCCCGTAGTAAAGGACGGCGCCTGGCTCATCGTACAGTTCAAGGCCACGCCCAAGGCCAAGCCCATCACGGCCCGCATGGAGTACGACACTGGCGAATGCAGCGAGTGCAAGAGCCCCGAGTGGCTCTGCAAGTGCAAAGAGGAGAAGAAGTAAAGCCTGAATAGGTTTCTGCCCTGGAACGCCCGCTGCCTGGAGAGGTGGCGGGCGTTTTCTTATTTATGATTGATGATTTGTGATTTTTGATTGGGAGGAACGCGCCCGCGTTGTGCTGCACCCTATCTTTTCATCCCATGTTCTACTACCTCATCAAACTCTTCTTGAGCGCCGGCATCATCGTGGTGGTGTCGGAGACGGCGAAGCGGAACAACTTTGCCGCGAGCATCATCCACTCCCTGCCGCTCACGTCATTGCTGGCCTTCATCTGGCTCTACATGGAGAAGAAGGACACCGCATTGATTGCGAATCACGCGTTCGGCACCTTCTGGTTTGTGCTGCCCACGCTTCCCATGTTCCTCGTGTTGCCGTGGCTCCTGCGTCAGGGCTGGGGCTTCTGGGCAGCCCTGGGCGTGTGCATTGCCGGGACAGTGGGATTGTATTTCGCAACGATTAAATTGCTGAAGATGGCGGGGGTGGAGTTATGAGGGCGCTGCGCTCACCTGCCAAGGAGCGGCTGCTTTAGCTGCCGTTGTATCCACAAGGAGATGTTCACGACAGATCCGGATGCTGTGACGGGAAGCGTCCTTGGACTGCGCGGAGCCCTGCTGCCGCTTTCCAGAGTCCACAGCCTGCTGTGGCGATGGTGACACCCGCTCGTGGGGTGATATCTCCGGAAGACTTGGCGACTTCGTCGCGGTGTAGCGTGCAGCAGGCTGCACTTCAGGAAAGCGGCAGCAGGGCTGCACGCAGCCCAAGGCCTTCGGCACTGCTTCTGGCTCGCAGGCCTTACGTTCACGTCAGATGTGATAGGAAAGCAAAGGTTTTGCCCGCTTCGCTTATCCTTCAACGGCAGCTAAAGCAGCCGCTCCTTGGGATGAGGGCATGGGCCCATCTCTCCCCCCTTCACTCCACATTCTGCACCTGCTCGCGAATCTTCTCCAGCTCTGTCTTCGCGCGCACGACGAGTTGCGCGAGTTGGGCGTGGTTCGCCTTGCTGCCCATGGTGTTGAACTCGCGGAACAACTCCTGCGAAAGGAAATCGAGTGAGCGTCCCACGGGCTCACCGCTTTCCATATACGTGCGGAACTGAGCGATGTGGCTCTCCGCGCGGGTCTGTTCCTCGGTGGTATCAATGCGGTCGGCGAAGAGGGCGATCTCTTTCACGAGGCGTTCGTCATCCAGGGGAAGTGGCAGACCGGCTTCCTCCAGGCGCTGGCGAAGGACTTCGCGCTGGCGCTGCACAATCTGCGGTGAAATCTCACGCGCCTCCTTCAGCATCACTTGCAGCGCATCGAGTCGCGCGGAGATGTCCTGCTTGAGGTTGAGCCCCTCGGTTTTCCGCATCGCAATCATCTGCGTCACTGCGGCATCCACGGCCTTCTCCAGATGAGGCAGGGCTTCTTCCGCGGTCCATGAGGATTGCTCAATCGTGAACACGCCGGGCCAGCGCGGCATTTCGGAGAGGGAGAGATTCTGGATGAGATGCAGCTTCTGTGCGAGGTGCTGGAGCGACTCTGCATACTGCTGCGCGAGGCCTTCATCCACACGCAGCTTTGACCCGGAGGCAGACCCCTGGTCCATGGAAATGCTCACCTGCACACGCCCCCGGGAGAGTTTTGCGGCACAGCGATTGCGCAGGGGAATCTCCAGCTCAGAAAGCTCGCGTGGCAGGCTGATCACCAGCTCCAGTTGTTTGCGATTGATGGAGGAGGCCTCCGCGCGCCAGACAATGCCATTCTCGATGGCTTCGCCCCGGCCAAATCCTGTCATGCTATGCATCGTAAAAAATGTTGAATGGTTCTCAGTTCCCGGTTCCCGGTTTTAGCTCAGGGGACTGAGCATCGCAAAATTGGATTTGTTTTGCAACGGTACGCAGCAATCACTCCTTAGGGGGCAGGGGTTGGTTCCAAAATCTTTTCAGCCTCCGGAGTCGCCATGAGCCACGTCGCTTTGGTCATGTCCGGGATGGTTGCATGGCCCTTTGAATTCACCTTCACGGGGACAAAGCCGAGCACCTCAATCATCTCCACATCGTGGCCCAGATGCGCCATGAGATCGATATTGCGCACACCGATGATGAGCAGCGGTTGCTCGCGGGGGATGTGTTCGGGTATGGCACGCAGTTGCAGCGTGGCGCGTCCGGCGTTCGTGAGCTCCAGCCGCCTGACAAAGGCCACCGAGCGCGCATACGGCCGGATCTCAAAACTGCGAGCCCAGTGGTTCTGGTTCTCGGAGGCGGTGAGCTCACACACATATTCGCCGAATTCGACGAGGGAGATGTGGAGTCGTGGATCGCCGGGTTTCACATCCCGGAGCACGGGCAGTTCCTTCTTTGCCGCTTCCAACAGTTGTGTCCGCACGTCCTCAGACACGGTGACGGCGGGTTTAGGCTTCTGGTCTTCCTGGTGATTGAAGAGGTAGTACCCGCCCGCCGCCACACTGGCGAGACCGGCGTGCACCACCAGCAGGGTGCCCACGAACGTGGCAAAGGAGCTGACGCCGCGCGCCGGATAGCCGGCACTGCGACGCTTCTGTTTGTTTGCGCCCCGCGGCTCTGGTGTCACGCGCACCACGGTCGGCACGAAGGTGGGGCCTTGCCGCTGACGCTGGGCAAGGCGCAACAGGAGCGCGGCCAGCTTGCGCATGGCTCCGGCACCGCCGGCTACCAGCATGAGCGGCATGCCCCACTCACAGCAGGTCCACATGCGGCGTCCCAGGCTGCCACCCGTCATGCCCGTAAGCAGGGCGACAAATGGAATGCCGACCGCGACCAGAGCCCACAGGGGGCGTCGTTCAGAAGGACTGACGTACATCACCAGCACGGTCACCAGGGGCCACATCCATATGGCGGAGATGCCATGAAGCGCCAGCGTGGCTATGAGCACCAGCAGAGAAGCGACGACCGCCGCCCACGGCTCCGTCTGACGAAAGAGGAGCAGCGCCGCACCAATCAACCCGATGAGCACGACACCGAAGTGATCCGGTCCGTGGAATTCCCACCACGTGAAGAAGGTCTTGATGCCACGCCAGATGGTCTGCACGTAGCGGCCGGGGTGGTCCTTCACCGCCTCCCGGTATTTTTTCATGTAGTAGTTGTAGCGTTCACCGTGCGTATCGGTCACGCCCTCCTGCTGCCACTCCGCGGCGACGTCCGTATTCCAGCGACCGTCCTCCGTGGCCGTGGCGTACATGAGGTTGGCACTGCTGGTGGAGAGATTGTTCACGCCATGCACCATGTGCTGGCGTACGAGCCAAGGCGCCCACGTCACCGCCACCATGCCCGCGAGGAAGATGGTTCTTCCCACGGCGCTGAAGAAACCGTTGCGGATATTCCATGTCGCAAAGGCCACGAGGCCATAGCCGATGAGGGCAAAGAATCCGAAGCCCGAGGCGAGATTTGCGCATGCCAGCAGGATGGCGGCGAGAGCGACACGCCACACCTCCGGTTTTGCCAGGGCTACCGCGAGCGCGAGGACCGCCGCCGCGCCGAAGAGCACGCCGAGTGTCTCCGTGAGCAGGAGCTGGGAGAAGGAGATGTAGTCCTCACCAAAAGCGATCTCCATGGCCCCAGCGAGACCGGCGAGGCGTGAGCCACCCTTGATGCCGATGGCGCACACCGTGGCCGCCGCCAGTGCGAGCCAGAAGGCATTCAGCGCCTTCGCCGCCAGCAGTGATGGCCCGGTGAGCATGTAGAGCAGGCTCACCATCGCCGGGTACAGCGGGCGTTGCGCCGCGAAGCCGCCCTCAAATCCCCGGCCGGCTGCCATGTTCACCGCCAGTTCATCCCAGCCGGAGGCATCGGTATACGGCACGCCTTTCACCGAGAAACAGCCCTCTGAATACTCCAGCGCCGCAGGCAGACGCCAGAAGGTGGTGATGAGGGCGATGGCGAATACGATTCCGACCACGCGAAGAGCCGGCACCGCATTCAGTTTGTCCGCGGCATCCCCAGCCATCTTTCTGGCGAGGGGTTGCATGGCCGTGCCAGCGCCGCCTGCGACCAGCAGGATGATGGAGAGGACCCACAGGGCCGGGCTCACGGGACGCGGCAGCAGCAGCGCCAGATTCCGTACATAGGGGCCAGGATCCTCGTTTCCCGGCAGGGAGAAGTAGATGTAGTCGCGCTGGATTTTGTACGTGCCCTGTCCCTTCTCCACGATGGTGGCGGCGTGCGGCACACGGAGGCCGATGGGCACGCCGTCCTTCAGGAGTTGCACCTCGTGCGCCGCTACGGACCCGCGCGCCCACTCGGGGAGTTTTGCCTTCCAGGCAAAGCCGTCCTGCTTGAGTTTCTCCGCCGCGGGCATCTGCCAGAAGCGGGACGAGAGCGTGCCGAACTGGTCCTGCACCACTGCG
Protein-coding regions in this window:
- a CDS encoding DUF3147 family protein, whose product is MFYYLIKLFLSAGIIVVVSETAKRNNFAASIIHSLPLTSLLAFIWLYMEKKDTALIANHAFGTFWFVLPTLPMFLVLPWLLRQGWGFWAALGVCIAGTVGLYFATIKLLKMAGVEL
- a CDS encoding YicC/YloC family endoribonuclease, with product MTGFGRGEAIENGIVWRAEASSINRKQLELVISLPRELSELEIPLRNRCAAKLSRGRVQVSISMDQGSASGSKLRVDEGLAQQYAESLQHLAQKLHLIQNLSLSEMPRWPGVFTIEQSSWTAEEALPHLEKAVDAAVTQMIAMRKTEGLNLKQDISARLDALQVMLKEAREISPQIVQRQREVLRQRLEEAGLPLPLDDERLVKEIALFADRIDTTEEQTRAESHIAQFRTYMESGEPVGRSLDFLSQELFREFNTMGSKANHAQLAQLVVRAKTELEKIREQVQNVE